The Campylobacterota bacterium genome window below encodes:
- a CDS encoding Mrp/NBP35 family ATP-binding protein, translating to MTEEIVKSALSKVTYPGFTKDIVTFGFVKEIKCEGSNVSVTVDITSSAPEVAHQITAEATDELKRAGAAEVVINITAPKMPRESSSKGKNIAPQVKNFIMVSSGKGGVGKSTTSVNLAVALAMQGKKVGLLDADIYGPNIPRMLGVEGVKPEVVGNKVLPIKAYGIEMMSMGSLMEEGQSLIWRGAMIMKAIEQFLRDIMWSDLDCLVIDMPPGTGDAQLTLAQSVPVTVGVTVTTPQMVSLDDSRRSLDMFKKLHIPIAGVVENMSGFIAPDTGVEYDIFGKGTSKAMADQFETCILAEIPIEPAIRTGGDEGKPVTYYAPASETAKRYMKAAEQLWATIEKINEEGGVDNQAIQPNTPPGVSACSTAAAPQQSSGGGCGTGCGCH from the coding sequence ATGACGGAAGAAATTGTCAAATCAGCGTTAAGCAAAGTCACTTATCCGGGATTTACGAAAGACATCGTAACGTTCGGATTCGTCAAAGAGATCAAATGTGAGGGGAGCAATGTCAGCGTTACCGTCGACATCACCTCCAGCGCCCCCGAAGTGGCGCACCAGATCACCGCGGAAGCGACCGATGAACTCAAACGCGCCGGCGCCGCGGAGGTCGTGATCAACATCACGGCTCCGAAAATGCCGCGCGAAAGCTCATCCAAAGGGAAGAACATCGCTCCCCAGGTGAAAAATTTCATCATGGTCAGCTCCGGCAAAGGGGGCGTCGGCAAATCGACGACGTCGGTCAACCTCGCCGTCGCTTTGGCCATGCAAGGGAAAAAAGTAGGTCTTTTGGACGCCGATATCTACGGGCCGAATATCCCCCGTATGCTCGGTGTTGAAGGGGTAAAACCCGAAGTGGTCGGAAACAAAGTATTGCCGATCAAAGCATACGGAATCGAGATGATGTCGATGGGCTCACTGATGGAAGAGGGGCAGTCGCTGATCTGGCGCGGCGCGATGATCATGAAAGCGATCGAGCAGTTCCTGCGCGACATCATGTGGTCGGATCTGGATTGTCTGGTCATCGACATGCCTCCGGGGACCGGGGATGCGCAGCTGACCCTGGCGCAGAGCGTTCCGGTGACCGTCGGTGTGACCGTGACGACGCCGCAGATGGTATCGCTGGACGATTCGCGCCGCTCTTTGGATATGTTCAAGAAACTCCATATCCCCATCGCGGGCGTCGTAGAGAACATGAGCGGTTTCATCGCTCCCGACACCGGTGTCGAGTACGACATTTTCGGAAAAGGGACCTCCAAGGCGATGGCCGATCAGTTCGAGACCTGTATCCTCGCCGAAATCCCGATCGAACCCGCGATCCGCACCGGGGGTGATGAAGGGAAACCGGTCACCTATTACGCTCCTGCTTCCGAGACGGCAAAACGCTACATGAAAGCAGCCGAGCAGCTCTGGGCAACGATCGAGAAGATCAACGAAGAGGGAGGCGTCGACAATCAGGCGATTCAGCCCAATACCCCTCCGGGCGTATCGGCCTGTTCGACGGCTGCGGCTCCGCAGCAGAGTTCGGGCGGCGGCTGCGGCACCGGATGCGGTTGTCATTAA
- a CDS encoding GGDEF domain-containing protein, protein MNTNRKILLIVALMLMGLALATITNVALNFREYGYNNAVEKSKMTAEIVRDGLTAHMVNGMMDKRDFFLANIANIKDVQALWIVRADKVVKQYGEGMQNERPRDAIDNKVLKEGTIIREIREDSKNAVLRVTIPYIATAYGNPNCLTCHNVQEGDVLGAISMEFNINEIRQTGAMTIAKIFAINVVFIIIALWVTNHYFKPYMQLFENLQQGIKRARTGDFSFRFKTTLKDAGSEVAEQMNTLFEKIEETFEGIKHNLNTFVARSSIACSDPLNTTGTIIQELSDVYKFKKTIELDKDKEAIYERFVYVLKEKFHFDHFALYEVDKMSKERKLIYITDSKSFCIPVADINALECRAYRTASDVYSTEFPNICNNCADGKEYSCIPFNINDDLSLILSYSAQDAEAIEVMNLSIPSIKNYFEAAKAVIESRTLMDKLRDSSLRDGATGLYNRRFLEEFIDKSAEQALRANISYSILMIDVDYFKMVNDTYGHDAGDNVIKTLSGILQENIRKSDLAIRYGGEEFLVLLHNATDEGTLGIAEKIRTRFNEQKFFFGNDTVQKTLSIGISYFPSHADSIWKAIKFADLALYEAKNTGRNRIITFEEHMFSGGDKY, encoded by the coding sequence ATGAATACAAACCGCAAAATTTTATTGATCGTCGCACTCATGCTCATGGGGCTTGCCCTCGCCACCATCACCAACGTCGCCTTGAACTTCAGGGAATATGGCTACAACAATGCCGTCGAAAAATCGAAAATGACGGCCGAAATCGTCCGCGACGGCCTCACCGCGCACATGGTCAACGGCATGATGGACAAACGCGATTTTTTCCTCGCCAACATCGCCAACATCAAAGACGTCCAGGCGCTGTGGATCGTCCGGGCCGACAAAGTCGTCAAACAATACGGCGAGGGGATGCAAAACGAGCGCCCCCGCGATGCGATCGACAACAAAGTTCTCAAAGAGGGGACAATCATCCGTGAAATCCGCGAAGACTCCAAAAACGCCGTTTTGCGCGTTACGATTCCCTACATCGCGACCGCCTACGGCAATCCCAACTGTCTTACCTGCCACAATGTCCAGGAAGGGGACGTCCTTGGGGCCATCAGTATGGAATTCAACATCAACGAAATCCGTCAGACCGGGGCGATGACGATCGCGAAGATTTTTGCGATCAACGTCGTGTTCATCATCATCGCGCTGTGGGTCACCAACCACTATTTCAAACCCTACATGCAACTCTTCGAAAACCTCCAGCAGGGGATCAAACGGGCGCGGACGGGCGATTTCTCGTTCCGTTTCAAAACCACCCTCAAAGATGCCGGAAGCGAAGTCGCCGAACAGATGAACACCCTCTTCGAAAAAATCGAAGAGACCTTCGAGGGGATCAAGCATAACCTCAACACCTTCGTCGCCCGCTCGAGCATCGCGTGCTCCGATCCGCTCAACACGACAGGGACCATCATCCAGGAGCTCTCGGACGTTTACAAATTCAAGAAAACGATCGAGCTGGACAAGGACAAAGAGGCCATTTACGAACGTTTCGTCTACGTTTTGAAAGAGAAATTCCATTTCGACCATTTCGCCCTCTACGAAGTCGACAAAATGTCCAAAGAGCGCAAACTGATCTACATCACCGATTCGAAAAGCTTCTGTATCCCCGTAGCGGACATCAATGCCCTCGAATGCCGTGCCTACCGGACGGCAAGTGACGTTTATTCGACCGAGTTCCCGAACATCTGCAACAACTGCGCCGATGGGAAGGAGTACTCGTGCATCCCGTTCAACATCAACGACGACCTTTCGCTGATACTCTCGTATTCGGCCCAAGACGCCGAGGCGATCGAAGTGATGAACCTTTCGATTCCGAGCATCAAAAACTATTTCGAAGCGGCCAAAGCGGTCATCGAAAGCCGTACACTGATGGACAAACTGCGCGACTCTTCCCTCCGCGACGGCGCGACGGGGCTTTATAACCGACGCTTCCTCGAAGAGTTTATCGACAAAAGCGCCGAACAGGCGCTGCGTGCGAATATTTCGTATTCCATCCTGATGATCGACGTCGACTATTTTAAAATGGTCAACGACACCTACGGCCACGATGCCGGCGATAACGTCATCAAGACCCTCTCGGGCATTTTGCAGGAAAACATCCGCAAATCGGATCTGGCGATCCGTTACGGCGGAGAGGAATTCCTCGTCCTGCTCCACAACGCGACCGATGAGGGGACGCTGGGAATCGCCGAAAAAATCCGCACGCGGTTCAACGAGCAGAAATTCTTTTTCGGAAACGATACGGTACAAAAAACGCTCAGTATCGGGATCTCGTACTTCCCCTCCCATGCCGATTCGATCTGGAAAGCAATCAAATTTGCCGACCTGGCATTGTACGAAGCCAAAAATACGGGCCGCAACCGCATCATTACGTTCGAGGAACACATGTTCAGCGGCGGGGACAAATACTAA
- a CDS encoding GGDEF domain-containing protein has translation MKNTKTFWTLALSIGGMIALVGAATLLLFRYLGYEGADARAQMSAELVRESLTSHMKAGSADYQNELLEQIASIEGVRSAWVVRGESIVRQYGKGLHPQESKDEIDRMVLREGKPYHDITGTLFSDTLYRLSIPYVARENGKIDCMSCHEAKNGEILGVVSIEMEINDIKGSGILAAVAASGMLLILGALTLRNVRRFVASYKEPLEQIAEAMEKAEGGDYGHRIEAPESKDGYNAVMWTNAILEKLDTTLNESGEKIGAMIRIDQPKNDPLYTLHVGINQLHDIDRFRASIEKDGNLEEVYERLVALIRMRWGLNDFNLFEMNPMTKYTRLVHSEKTLLCDALNSGCRADRTSGIIDSTECEAACPKMIDPAAQYACRSYPVADDLDIVISIVTQDVREVPKIRSVLEQLGNYISASRLQIINKKLEESVRIDSLSGLYNRKFLEEFAALIVAQSKRTAIPYGVLIVDMDGFHSINQAYDLQVGNEVIKAIGRNIQDLTRPGDMVIRYGVDTFAVVLYDYEHDETEQVAEAIRASFKKKIRVNTYAILKTVSIGMALFPAQTGDMKEAIELAKRALLEAKHRGGNCVVAFDPKSMPL, from the coding sequence ATGAAAAACACGAAGACATTTTGGACGTTGGCGCTGAGCATAGGGGGGATGATTGCCCTCGTCGGTGCCGCAACGCTTCTACTATTCCGGTACCTGGGGTACGAAGGGGCCGATGCGCGGGCGCAGATGAGCGCCGAACTGGTCAGAGAATCACTGACGTCGCACATGAAGGCGGGAAGTGCCGATTACCAGAATGAACTGCTGGAGCAGATCGCATCGATCGAAGGGGTCCGTTCGGCATGGGTCGTTCGCGGGGAGAGCATCGTCCGACAGTACGGTAAAGGGCTGCATCCGCAGGAGTCCAAAGACGAAATCGACCGGATGGTTCTGCGGGAAGGGAAACCCTATCATGACATCACCGGAACGCTTTTCTCCGATACCCTCTATCGCCTGAGCATTCCCTATGTCGCCCGCGAAAACGGAAAAATCGACTGCATGAGCTGTCATGAAGCCAAAAACGGCGAAATCCTCGGTGTCGTCTCGATCGAGATGGAGATAAACGACATCAAGGGTTCAGGAATCCTTGCGGCCGTCGCCGCATCGGGGATGCTTTTGATCCTCGGTGCCCTGACACTGCGCAACGTCCGCCGTTTCGTCGCGTCGTACAAAGAACCGCTGGAGCAGATCGCCGAGGCGATGGAAAAAGCCGAGGGGGGAGATTACGGTCATCGGATCGAAGCCCCCGAAAGCAAAGACGGCTACAATGCGGTGATGTGGACGAACGCGATCCTTGAAAAACTGGATACGACGCTAAACGAAAGCGGTGAAAAAATCGGTGCGATGATACGGATCGATCAGCCCAAAAACGATCCGCTCTACACCCTTCATGTTGGGATAAACCAGCTCCACGACATCGACCGTTTCCGCGCATCGATCGAAAAAGACGGCAATCTCGAAGAGGTGTATGAACGCCTGGTCGCCCTGATCCGGATGCGGTGGGGACTGAACGATTTCAATCTCTTCGAGATGAACCCGATGACCAAATACACCCGTCTGGTACACAGTGAAAAAACCCTGCTGTGCGACGCACTCAACAGCGGCTGCCGTGCGGACCGGACGTCGGGAATCATCGATTCGACCGAATGCGAAGCGGCATGCCCGAAAATGATCGATCCCGCCGCACAGTACGCATGCCGCAGCTACCCCGTTGCCGACGATCTGGACATCGTGATTTCGATCGTTACGCAGGATGTGCGAGAAGTTCCGAAAATCCGTTCGGTTCTGGAACAACTGGGCAACTACATCAGTGCCTCACGGTTGCAGATCATCAATAAAAAACTCGAAGAGAGCGTTCGGATCGATTCGCTGAGCGGGCTGTACAACCGCAAATTCCTCGAAGAATTCGCCGCCCTGATCGTCGCGCAGTCCAAACGTACCGCCATCCCCTATGGGGTGCTCATCGTCGATATGGACGGGTTCCACTCCATCAACCAGGCATACGACCTCCAGGTAGGGAACGAAGTGATCAAGGCAATCGGGCGCAATATCCAGGATTTGACCCGTCCGGGGGATATGGTGATCCGTTACGGGGTCGACACGTTCGCCGTCGTTTTGTACGATTACGAACACGACGAAACCGAGCAGGTCGCCGAAGCGATCCGTGCTTCGTTCAAAAAGAAAATCCGCGTCAATACCTACGCGATTCTCAAAACCGTGAGCATCGGCATGGCTTTATTCCCGGCCCAGACGGGCGACATGAAAGAAGCGATCGAACTGGCCAAGAGGGCACTTCTCGAAGCAAAACACCGCGGCGGCAACTGCGTAGTGGCGTTTGATCCCAAATCGATGCCGCTCTAG
- the thiC gene encoding phosphomethylpyrimidine synthase ThiC, with translation MRSAWVAKRENDAVRTQMYYAKQGIITEEMAYVAKIEDLDPELVRSEVARGRMIIPANVNHTNLEPMAIGIAARCKINANIGSSAIASDVQGEIEKIQVSQHYKADTAMDLSTGGDLDEIRKAVIANSKIPIGTVPIYQILHDVNNKIEDLTIEKMLEVLERQAQQGVSYFTIHAGFLLETMPKVAKRKMGIVSRGGSLMAAWMMHYHRENPFYTAYDEILDICARYDVSLSLGDSLRPGCLADASDEAQLGELKVLGELTLRAWEKNVQVMIEGPGHVPLNQIERNMKIQREYCHEAPFYILGPLVTDIAAGYDHISSAIGAAVGGWHGASMLCYVTPKEHLGLPNAEDVRAGIIAYKIAAHAADIARGRKGARDIDDAMSDARYAFDWNRQFELALDPERAREYHDETLPQDVFKEAEFCSMCGPKFCSYKITQNIMENADAIAQIAAEVKANAS, from the coding sequence ATGAGAAGCGCATGGGTCGCCAAAAGAGAAAACGATGCCGTCCGTACTCAGATGTATTATGCCAAACAGGGCATCATTACCGAAGAGATGGCGTACGTTGCCAAAATAGAAGATTTAGACCCCGAACTGGTCCGCTCCGAAGTAGCCCGCGGCCGGATGATCATCCCCGCCAACGTCAACCATACCAACCTCGAGCCGATGGCGATCGGAATCGCCGCACGCTGCAAGATCAATGCCAACATCGGTTCCTCCGCGATCGCCAGCGACGTGCAGGGGGAGATCGAGAAGATCCAGGTTTCCCAGCACTATAAAGCCGATACCGCAATGGACCTCTCGACCGGCGGCGATCTGGATGAGATCCGCAAAGCGGTCATCGCCAATTCCAAAATTCCCATCGGAACCGTCCCCATCTACCAGATCCTCCACGACGTGAATAACAAAATCGAGGATCTCACCATCGAAAAAATGCTCGAAGTCCTGGAACGCCAGGCGCAGCAGGGGGTGAGCTATTTCACGATCCACGCCGGATTCCTCCTTGAGACGATGCCCAAGGTTGCCAAACGGAAAATGGGGATCGTCAGCCGCGGCGGATCGCTGATGGCGGCATGGATGATGCACTACCACCGCGAGAACCCGTTTTATACGGCGTACGATGAGATTCTCGACATCTGCGCCCGCTACGACGTCTCTTTGTCGCTGGGCGATTCCCTCCGCCCGGGTTGTCTGGCCGACGCTTCGGACGAAGCGCAGCTGGGCGAGCTGAAGGTACTGGGTGAACTGACGCTGCGGGCGTGGGAGAAAAACGTCCAGGTGATGATCGAAGGGCCGGGGCATGTCCCCCTCAACCAGATCGAGCGGAACATGAAAATCCAGCGCGAATACTGTCACGAGGCACCGTTCTATATTCTGGGGCCGCTCGTGACCGATATTGCGGCGGGGTATGACCATATCAGTTCGGCCATCGGTGCGGCGGTCGGCGGATGGCACGGGGCGTCGATGCTTTGTTACGTCACCCCCAAAGAGCATCTGGGGTTGCCGAACGCCGAAGACGTCCGGGCGGGGATCATCGCCTACAAAATCGCGGCCCACGCAGCCGATATCGCCCGGGGACGCAAAGGGGCGCGTGACATTGACGACGCGATGAGCGACGCGCGTTACGCGTTTGACTGGAACCGTCAGTTCGAACTCGCCCTCGACCCCGAACGCGCCCGTGAATATCACGATGAAACGCTTCCTCAGGACGTATTCAAGGAAGCGGAATTCTGCTCCATGTGCGGACCGAAATTCTGTTCGTACAAGATTACGCAGAACATCATGGAAAACGCCGATGCAATCGCCCAGATTGCGGCCGAAGTCAAAGCCAACGCAAGCTAA
- the glmS gene encoding glutamine--fructose-6-phosphate transaminase (isomerizing) gives MCGIVGYIGAKPVKKILIDGLRELEYRGYDSAGIAVLQQGGFSLFKAVGKLINLEEKAKEFESEGFSVGIGHTRWATHGKPTELNAHPHLGQNSYVVHNGIIENYQELKAMLTAQGAQFLSQTDTEVIVHLFEHHLKTAESPFEAFRQTLARLEGAYAVLLVNGSIPDTIFFAKHGSPMIIGRNTENDVLFGSSDAALIGKCSEVIYLEDGHYGYASSEKVALYDAQDREVALRYVPLSDNKLSAQKEGYRFFMEKEIYEQSTVLADTLMGRLRDASVYFEEIDPSLFEGINEIKLCACGTSYHAALVASYLFERHAHIRTSVEIASEFRYREPFLTTDTLFVVISQSGETADTLESLKMAKKSGLKTMVVCNVDNSSMVRLADASILTRAGIEKGVASTKAFATQVSVLWMLSLYLGETRKTLPNAEIQRQIQLLRTLPSTVAVDPSTHEQLRRLSKRYLHGHGFFFIGRDVFYPLALEGALKLKEISYLHAEGYPSGEMKHGPIALADPELFTIALLPQHKLYDKTKSNIEELSARDSTICSISPLDFDKADDHIRTRAHDDYMLEFFEMMVVLQLLSMEIAIRLGNDVDMPRNLAKSVTVE, from the coding sequence ATGTGCGGTATCGTAGGATATATCGGGGCTAAACCGGTTAAGAAAATACTGATCGACGGGCTTCGGGAACTGGAGTACCGTGGATACGACTCCGCCGGTATCGCCGTACTGCAGCAGGGAGGTTTTTCTCTCTTCAAAGCGGTGGGCAAACTGATCAACCTCGAGGAAAAAGCCAAAGAGTTCGAGAGTGAGGGTTTCTCGGTCGGAATCGGACATACCCGCTGGGCTACCCACGGCAAACCGACCGAGCTCAACGCCCACCCCCATCTGGGTCAAAACTCCTACGTCGTCCACAACGGCATCATCGAAAACTACCAGGAACTCAAAGCGATGCTCACCGCGCAAGGGGCACAGTTCCTCAGCCAGACCGATACCGAAGTGATCGTCCATCTGTTCGAACATCACCTCAAAACGGCGGAATCCCCTTTCGAAGCGTTCCGGCAGACCCTCGCGAGACTCGAGGGGGCCTATGCCGTACTCCTCGTCAACGGTTCGATACCCGACACGATCTTTTTTGCCAAACACGGCTCTCCGATGATTATCGGACGCAACACGGAAAACGACGTGCTCTTCGGATCGTCCGACGCCGCGTTGATCGGCAAATGCAGCGAAGTGATCTACCTCGAAGACGGCCATTACGGATACGCGTCGAGTGAGAAAGTGGCCCTCTACGACGCGCAGGACCGCGAAGTCGCTTTGCGTTACGTCCCTCTCAGCGACAACAAGCTCTCCGCCCAGAAAGAAGGGTACCGCTTTTTTATGGAAAAAGAGATCTACGAGCAAAGTACCGTTTTGGCCGATACCCTGATGGGGCGCCTGCGTGATGCGAGCGTCTATTTCGAAGAGATCGATCCCTCGTTGTTCGAAGGGATCAACGAAATCAAACTCTGCGCCTGCGGAACGAGTTACCATGCCGCTCTCGTGGCCAGTTATCTTTTCGAACGCCACGCCCACATCCGTACGTCGGTCGAAATCGCGAGCGAATTCCGCTACCGAGAACCTTTCCTGACGACTGACACCCTTTTCGTCGTCATCAGCCAAAGCGGTGAAACGGCCGACACCTTAGAGAGCCTCAAGATGGCCAAAAAGTCGGGGCTTAAAACCATGGTCGTCTGTAACGTCGACAACTCCTCGATGGTCCGTCTCGCCGACGCAAGCATCCTGACCCGTGCGGGGATCGAAAAAGGGGTTGCCTCGACCAAGGCCTTCGCGACGCAGGTGAGCGTCTTGTGGATGCTCAGTCTCTACCTCGGAGAAACGCGCAAAACGCTTCCAAATGCCGAAATCCAGCGCCAGATACAGCTTTTGCGCACCCTCCCCTCCACCGTTGCCGTCGATCCTTCCACCCACGAGCAGCTGCGCCGTCTGAGCAAACGCTACCTCCACGGTCACGGGTTCTTCTTTATCGGCCGCGACGTGTTCTATCCGCTTGCGCTGGAAGGGGCGCTGAAGCTCAAAGAGATCAGCTATCTGCACGCCGAAGGATACCCCAGCGGGGAGATGAAACACGGCCCCATCGCGCTGGCGGACCCCGAACTTTTCACGATCGCCCTGCTGCCGCAGCACAAACTCTACGACAAGACCAAAAGCAACATCGAAGAGCTCAGTGCGCGCGATTCGACGATCTGTTCGATCAGTCCGCTCGATTTCGACAAAGCCGACGACCACATCCGCACCCGGGCACACGACGATTACATGCTCGAATTTTTCGAGATGATGGTCGTCTTGCAGCTCTTGTCGATGGAGATCGCAATCCGTCTGGGCAACGACGTCGATATGCCGCGCAATCTTGCCAAAAGCGTTACGGTCGAATAA
- a CDS encoding HD domain-containing protein has protein sequence MSITVQIEDLIEKKASDFEISKLFKAHIHNYKNSLGELFERNQGKDFLVTHTKTLDSIIGLMYKTVLRRLFGNYLPMRSNIPIVFVALGSYGREQLCVHSDIDLMIVYEKNDGYNTAAIIEKFLYLAWDAGLKLGHRVHEVGDLLGASREDITIKTAMMESRLIIGSPFTWSAVQNRLTAIRHDNPKAFILAKIEEAELRRKKFPSSMQPHIKEGVGGLRDSQLLFWIAKTLYGVTTLKELSGTLFSEEQYREYRIALELLFRVRSALHLLSGKQQDQLVLDYMPRIAEMLGFADERRLVTKLLEAQWRINNFTRIYVKKMARPYQHDAITFAKLREGRIQKGFYAFDGVLYASYRMPTPPIHTLLEMLSGLEDRPWTFDASVLFHFTYVPISHPLRSKTYALLRKIFEREHLYAPLQLFYDAGILHQLIGAFKKVLHLPQFDGYHHYPVDLHSIKCIEALETIADPHVQTLYAQLPSADRVLLKAIILLHDTGKGRKQDHSEVGAKLIVPFIKNLKLASHQFERAALLVRHHVLMSHVAYRENLYHEKTLYQFMSKIKTTDNLTLLYILTYADINGVGPGTYTSFGANLLHELYEASLEIASQNDRISDALKRRNKEKKLVNDPEFGTFSKIEQKKILSIESDLFFLKHAPHEILSVSKQAFGCGDFTYRLEQNGGLVIHIFRKIPLNLGYLLGKLSYLDVASMDIFTLFDGIKYFKIEFLQHPREGTLEEVERIVHEAFDMSKTIELPKPHIKPGEITLDCDHSIHYAQLNLTTANQRGLLAYFVRLFDEADINIATAKIHTNKNVARDHFLIEKQNRMCDNAREIIAKLVGE, from the coding sequence ATGAGCATCACCGTCCAGATCGAAGACCTCATCGAAAAAAAAGCCAGCGACTTCGAGATTTCGAAGCTCTTCAAAGCCCATATACACAACTACAAAAATTCGCTCGGCGAACTTTTCGAACGCAATCAGGGGAAAGATTTCCTCGTCACCCACACCAAAACCCTCGATTCGATCATCGGCCTGATGTACAAAACCGTCCTGCGGCGGCTGTTCGGGAACTATCTTCCCATGCGCAGCAACATCCCGATCGTTTTCGTCGCGCTGGGGAGTTACGGGCGGGAGCAGCTGTGCGTTCACAGCGACATCGACCTGATGATCGTATACGAAAAAAACGACGGCTACAACACCGCCGCCATCATCGAAAAATTTCTCTATCTTGCCTGGGACGCAGGGTTGAAACTCGGGCACCGCGTCCATGAAGTCGGCGATCTGCTGGGAGCGTCGCGCGAAGACATTACGATCAAAACGGCGATGATGGAATCGCGGCTCATCATCGGTTCCCCCTTTACCTGGAGCGCCGTACAAAACCGTCTGACCGCGATCCGCCACGACAATCCAAAGGCCTTCATCCTCGCCAAAATCGAAGAAGCGGAGCTGCGCCGTAAAAAATTCCCCTCCTCGATGCAGCCGCACATCAAAGAGGGCGTCGGGGGGCTGCGCGATTCGCAGCTGCTGTTCTGGATTGCCAAAACCCTCTACGGCGTCACGACGCTCAAAGAGCTCTCCGGGACCCTTTTCAGCGAAGAACAGTACCGCGAGTACCGTATCGCGCTGGAACTTTTGTTCCGCGTCCGCAGCGCCCTGCACCTCCTCAGCGGCAAACAGCAAGACCAGCTCGTCCTCGATTACATGCCCCGCATCGCCGAAATGCTCGGCTTCGCGGACGAACGGCGGCTGGTGACGAAACTCCTCGAAGCGCAATGGCGGATCAACAATTTCACCCGCATCTACGTTAAAAAAATGGCCCGTCCCTATCAGCACGATGCGATCACGTTTGCAAAATTGCGGGAGGGACGGATTCAAAAAGGATTTTATGCGTTCGACGGTGTCCTCTACGCCTCTTACCGGATGCCGACGCCACCGATCCATACACTGCTGGAAATGCTCAGCGGACTCGAAGACCGTCCCTGGACGTTTGATGCGAGCGTGCTGTTCCATTTTACCTACGTTCCGATTTCCCATCCTCTCCGCTCGAAAACCTACGCCCTGCTGCGCAAAATTTTCGAGAGGGAGCACCTCTATGCCCCGTTGCAGCTTTTTTACGATGCGGGGATCCTCCACCAGCTCATCGGGGCGTTCAAAAAAGTGCTCCACCTCCCCCAGTTCGACGGATATCATCACTATCCGGTGGATCTCCATTCGATCAAGTGCATCGAAGCGCTCGAAACCATCGCCGACCCGCACGTCCAAACGCTGTACGCGCAGCTTCCCTCCGCGGACAGGGTACTGCTCAAAGCGATCATTCTGCTCCACGACACGGGCAAAGGCCGCAAACAAGACCACAGCGAAGTGGGCGCGAAACTGATCGTCCCTTTTATCAAAAACCTCAAACTCGCTTCCCACCAGTTCGAAAGGGCTGCGCTGCTGGTACGCCACCACGTCCTGATGAGCCACGTCGCCTACCGCGAAAACCTCTATCACGAAAAGACCCTCTATCAGTTCATGTCGAAAATCAAAACCACCGACAACCTGACGCTCCTCTACATCCTCACCTATGCCGACATTAACGGTGTAGGACCGGGAACTTACACCAGCTTCGGCGCGAACCTTCTGCACGAGCTCTACGAAGCCTCGCTGGAAATCGCATCCCAAAACGACCGGATCAGCGATGCGCTGAAGCGGCGCAACAAGGAAAAAAAACTGGTCAACGACCCCGAATTCGGAACCTTTTCGAAAATCGAACAGAAAAAGATCCTCTCCATCGAATCGGATCTTTTCTTCCTCAAGCACGCTCCCCATGAAATCCTTTCGGTCTCGAAACAGGCGTTCGGGTGCGGCGATTTTACCTACCGCCTCGAACAAAACGGGGGGCTTGTGATCCATATTTTCCGCAAAATTCCGCTGAATCTGGGATACCTGCTGGGCAAGCTGAGCTACCTCGACGTCGCCTCGATGGATATTTTCACCCTGTTCGACGGCATCAAATATTTCAAGATCGAATTCTTGCAGCATCCCCGGGAAGGGACCCTAGAGGAGGTCGAGAGGATCGTCCACGAGGCATTTGATATGTCCAAGACGATCGAGCTGCCCAAACCGCACATCAAACCGGGCGAAATCACCCTCGACTGCGACCATTCGATCCACTACGCCCAGCTCAATCTGACCACGGCGAACCAGCGGGGACTGCTGGCCTATTTCGTGCGACTTTTCGACGAAGCCGACATCAACATCGCCACCGCCAAGATCCATACGAACAAAAACGTCGCCCGCGACCACTTCTTAATAGAAAAACAAAACAGGATGTGCGATAATGCGCGCGAAATAATTGCCAAATTGGTAGGAGAGTAG